In the Silene latifolia isolate original U9 population chromosome 1, ASM4854445v1, whole genome shotgun sequence genome, tgcttttcgatgaaaggtgtaaagttgacttgaacggttccaagttcccaaaaaacttggtggcgactctaattggtcttaattcgattcgaaagaacctcgagtcgattatgcctggtgtggatcccgcggacgcagttcccgagggccttgtccacaatatgaaacaaaaaattgaaatgaaaaactaacaaaaaaattatttaactTATGAATTTattttagtgaatgttttttgtCACTAAGCTAATAGTAAgaatgtgtcaagttattctatGTAGTAATGATTATTACTACATTattgaaaaatttagcaacttatattttatagtttaatatcaattttattttattttaatgaaaaaatcataattatgaatttactTAAAAAAtgagagtttatttataagaatatattcattgaaaagataataatttaatgaaagaaaattttatttattacgttATTTAGTTAGATGCTTTTTGGAgagaaaactaagagaatttttattctcttagtagtagggggatacTTGGTGCACTGTTAAGGTATTCCGGACCTTTAAGTTTACTtcgattttcaaaatcgttttaatctttattctcgatttaaattctaagttttatAAAAGAActccggacttcgattttaaaatTATATAAGTTTATCTGGcatttgtattatgtttcactccccttttatttttcactatttcttttttttttcgcattttgaggtgtgcgttcacccatgtaCGATTCTaaatgatgattcatgtcagccgaccccaaatcattttgggattaaggctctgatgttgttgttgttgttgttataatgaCGCCTATTATAAAACACAAATTGTTAAATAAGGTGGTCTCTTAGTATAAGACCATTCCAATAAGTAAAAgccaaatatatataaaaaaatcaCATGAACTCAAATAAACCAATTTAATCCCACATCTTTACTTGCTCTTCACTTCTTTCGATCTCTCGTGTCTTTGCCCTCTGAATATGCCATCCTTGCTATTGATACCACCACAATGTCCAGCCTTAGACGCCGACTACCTTTTTCGCGCAACGCCTTCAGAGAAATATACATATCAAAGCCATGGTTTCTTATTTAAAAGATTTTGATTTGAAAGTAAAATTGGCGGTTGTTATTAGATGATAAAAATGAAGCAATATTGTAAAATTGTAACACGAGAAAATAGATAGCAACTCCATGAGATAGCTAAAATAAGGAGTTCTAAAGTTAAAATTTTGGGAGAATTGTATTTTTATAGATGATCACGAACATCTTTAAAATAAATTATTTCAAAGAAGATAATAATACTATTATATTAGGACCAAAAAAAAAATGGGCTCTAAGTAGTGTATCACatggaacaacaacaacaacaaaaaaaaataaaaataaaaataaaataaaaaataaaaacgatCAATGTCATGCATAAGGTTAAAATGCAAGTtaataatataatttttttcgATGGGTATGGTCTATAGCAAGTCCAAGAAATCAAGCATTTCCTTGAAGATTTTATTTATAGcgcctgcaaaaacaatatcattGTATTTTTCAATATTTTGTCTTTGAAAGAAGCgtcgtattttataataataagaATCAACTAATAGTTAGATTTATCAAGATGTACTGTCTAAATCAAAAGTAGTGACTTGACAACAAAATTGTATGATAGATGTAATAACTTACTCGATCACGGACTCACGGTCATAATGCCACGTCGAATAAGTGTCATTTTCAAACTGCTGACGACGCCAGGAATAAAGAACGTCACAGTTCTAGATGAATCTTGGATTGAAACATCATACAAATGCCCTCGTACAATAAAAGAATCAACACACGTTTAAAAAAAATGGTAAACTTAAAATAAATACTTGTAAAAAAGTTGGAAATTCAAGACAATGAATTATAAAGTACGTACCCATTAAGATTTTTTCTCCTTACGAGGTACAATGCAACATCGgacgaaatgaaaaaaaaacaactTTGTTCTAAAAGATCCATTCCGAATCCTTAGTTGTACACGTCGGTTACAGGTTTATCCGAATCAAGATTTAAAAAATTCAGTAAATGTTCCCAAAAACCCCGTCTTGTTGTATAATATTTTTCTAAATAATCACATACATCCTTAAAACAAATTACTAGAAGGGACAAGGTGCACCTTAATTATATAACTTTTCTAGAACACTTGTTTCAAAATCGCACTTTGATCATCAAGTATACTCTATAATGTTTATTTCAGTTTGTTGTTGCACATAATCTGTGTTGTATATGTAACCTCACCTTAGAGAGTCATGAACATTTGTTTCAGGATTGCATATATAGTCAAAGAGTACCGCAAGCTGTTGGACATTCGTTAAGCTATGATTTTAGTAAGGCTAATTGCCTGAGGATTATAGCTCAAAGAAGATGAAGTCAGATTATGAAGCATGAGGAGTTGCTATGGACTTTTCCTTCCAACCTTCTCTTCTACCTTCTCCCTTTTTCTCTCACATTTGATTAATTTAGTATATATCGTGTAAAGTCAAAAGGCTAGTGGATGAAGCACAAGAAACGATATTTTAATCGGTTGTGAGAGGAGAAGGTAGAAAAGAAAAGGTAAATAGTAATTCTCTATGAAGCATATAGTTACAGGTTTACAGCTGTTGTGTTGGCGAGTTGGTATCTTATTTGAAGCTTATTGCCTGAGGATTATAGCTCAAAGAAGATGGAGCCAGATTAGGAAGCATATAATTACATCGGTTGTGTTGGCGAGTTGATATCTTATTTGGATGCAAATGAATGAAGCAAGATTATTTAGTCGCCTTCTCAAATTAGAAATTCTTGTTGCTAATGTTAAAGAAATTATTCAAAATAGATTTGTATTTGTTAGACGAAAAATTATTCTTAATTAATTGGGGAATATCAATAAAAAAGTTCATTttttcgctgaaaaagaaaaaaagtataCTCGTAGACTTCTCAAAGGTGCTAGGAATACACGGCGTGTACAAGGCCTTGGTACACGGGCCAATCAGCGCGCGCCACGTGTAAAGGTGAGTCAAAGATTCTTTTTTGTTTGGAGGGAAAGTTGGAGGGAAAAATGGGAGGGATTTTTTCGGTTTTGGCGGGAGTAGTATTGGGAATAACCCCAATATTAATTAACACTTATTTTAATCTATTCTCCATAATTAACAACACATATTTTAATCTAATCTTTATAATTAACAACGCTTATTTTTAGTCTAATCTTTATAATTAACACTTTATCACTCTTATTTTTTTCATTACTTAAACAACTGTAAAATTAAATACAGTAACTtatactccaaaaaaaaaaatacagtgATTAATattgtaaaattaaaattttcGAAACCTTATTTTTTAATACTCGTTCAACAATTGATTAAATGACGCTCGATTTTGATCTCAGTAACGTGTATGAAGAAGCTGAATGTTCACGAGCAGCAGAAACAAAAGGCAATGGTGAAGCAGAAGATAATGGCGATGTTGATTTAATCAGAGAGTATGTCCAGTTGTATGACGACGGTCCAGTGGATGATGATGACACCGTCGTTACTGCTGCTGAGAACGATAACATTGTTGAACCTATTGTAGGTTTGGCTTACAAGTCATCTGAAGAACTCGCAGCTTTCGCCCACTCATACGCATATAAGAAGGAGTTTTCATGGTACATTCGTACTAATAAACTCTTTAAAAAGTACAAGgaagacggtgtttaaaaaaaaaGGTTCCTTTAAGAATGAACCACGGTATCATATGTATGAAAGATTAAGGCTTTGTTTTGGTCATGCTACTAAAACCACGGATGCCTGCAATGTTTACATTGAGTCCCGTTATTTCGACGATGAAGACGTAGTGAAGATAACGAAATGCCATTTAGAGCACAACCATGAGATGGATCCTAAGAAAAGCCGGTTTTTTGTTGGGTTTAGACATATAAATGACTACTTCAAAAAGATGATGATGATCAATGATGCTGCTGGTAtttcaatattaaataattacaAGTCGTTGGTCTTGGAAGGGGGACGTCATCAGAACCTTGGCTTTAAGTTTAGTGATAGTCGAAACGCCATCAATCAAGAACGAAGACGCAGCCTCATAGATGGCTATGCTGAAGAATTGAAGGCATATTTTGAGAAGATTAAAGAGGAGGATCCTAATTATTTCTATGCAATTGAGCTCGACGATTTTGGGGCTCCAATGAATGTTTTTTGGTGTGATTCATGCTGCCGAGCTATGTTTAAAGCGTACGGCGACGCTGTGACGTACGATACAACTTTCTTGACGAATATGTAAGATGTTATATCTCAATTTATCTGTGTTAAAATGCTATTTTGAttaatcgtatttgtttgtttggTTATATAAGAATAGGAGTGTTTTACCCTGCTTCAAGaatttataaaattaaaattaaaattaccaATTTAATTGTACTATATAATTATTCCGATTAGtaattttatttgtttgattATGTAAGTTTAAGTTTTGTTTCATAGGATAGTTGTATGCTTTTTACTTTAGCTGGTTGGTATTACGAAGTACTATATATTTACCAACTTAATTGTAGTATATCATAAATCTGATAGAATAAATCATGGTGTTACAGGTATTGCATGCCTTTTTCCCTTTCATAGGGGTGAATCAACATGGGAATTCAATTGTTTTTGCTTGTACTTTGGTTACGCGCGATTATGAAGAAAGTTTTGAGTGGGTTTTTGCCAAGTTTTTAGAATGCATGGGTAGAGCTCCAACAGTTATATTGACAGACCAGAAAAGAGCAATTGATAATGCAATTAAAAAAATATTCCCCAACACTCACCACAGGCTCTGCCTTTGGCACATATTGAAAAATGCTGGTAAAAATCTGGGAAAACATCCACTTTGGAACGATATCTCAAGTGACCTGAATTTAGCAGTTCACGACAATTTGGATGTGCATGATTTTGAGATAGCATGGAAGGAAATGGTTCAAAAATATGGTATTGAAAAATGTTTGTGGGTGACAGAGTCGTACTTGATCAGGGAGAGTTGGGTCTCCGCATATTAGCGTGGGATATTTTGTGTTGGGATGTCGTCGACGTAGAGGAGTGAGCAACAAAACCGTTTTTTCAAAAGTTATGTCAATGGGAGGACTACCTTAAGTCAGTTTGAAAATAAAATTGAGGAAGCCTTGAAATTGAAAGTTGAGGAGGAGACCGCGAACAATAACGATTGAACAGAGAAACCGTATAAGATTGAGTGCAACTTACTTGTTGAGCAGGTTTTCCATAAGTTGTATACTAAGAAGATATATAAGTTGGTACGTAACGAGGTAATTGAGTTAATTTATACCAACGCTGATCCGCCAAGAAGACTTGGGCATAGTGTGACATTTAACGTTGAAGATAAAAAAAGTGGCGCCATTTGGTAAGTGTAAGAACTATTGGGTTGATATTGATAGAAGTGTGAGACTGCTCAAGTGCTCATGTAAGTTATTTGAGTTCAAGGATATACTGTGTCGACATATTATTAGATGCATGGTTATCGAAGATGTGAAGGTGATCCCGGAGAAGTATATACTTGATCGATGGCGAAAGGACCTGGTTAGAGAATACGAGACAATCAAAACTTGGTACTATAATCCGGAAGCCTCAGCTCGTGCGAAGAAGTCGTTGAAGGTGACTATAAGGAACCACTACATTTCCACACTAGCGCTTCGAGACGATGAAACTTATGCAACATACGATAGAGTGACTTCTGAATTAATTAAGGAGTTGGAGGGGATTGCTGGTGTTGAAACTATAGACGCATATGTCCCTGACGGTGTTTCTTCTAGGGTATGAGGTCATAGAAGGCTACAGCCTAAGGAATGCAATATTAGACATATGAAGAGGAACGCAGCACAAAGGAAAGGTGGTCTGCAGGACCCTGTTGACAGAAGAAGATCTGGGAGGGTACCAAAAGGCAATAATGTAACACCCCATATTTtaataatatatttttatatttattacgTTAATAATGCTATAATATTACGTAAGTAAAACCCGTTTATTGGTAACCCAAAACCCGAACTTAGAATATTTTTGTTAAGTAGGACACATTGATCGTAAATTTTCACCTCCCAAAAACTTTTAAGATAAAAATTTATTTTTGTTTACCGTCTAAAATTTCGAACTATTTAAAATTCTTCTCGCACATAATCCGTTTCAAAAACGCTATTTTCAAAATATGTTTTATTAAAATCGTCTCGAAAACTCAATCCGTCTTCCGCCTTGAGAATCGTCCCCACCATGAAACACTTGGCAAAATGCATGTGTCTTAATAAATGCATGAGGACAAGTGTAATGCTAAAGCTATAACAAATCAAAATACATGCATTTACACTCCTAATCGTTACTTCACATTAaacaaaatttgatcaaaaattTCTCCATCTTTCTCCTCTTTGCCGTGAAACACCCTCcactatacaaaaaaaaaaactcttcatTCTTCATTGATTGGTAAGTTAATTACTCTTTAAGCTTAATCACACCAATGTATTCATATTATTAAATGTGATTTTTACTCACCTTTTCCCTCTTAAACTAAGTTAAATCTTCTACATTGAATTTGTTTATAAAATTTACTAATCATAAGTAAAATATTTTACCACATTAAAATTATTTTATGTAAGGAAATCTTAATATATTTTTAAGGGTGGAAAATTTACAACTTttctttgttttgattttggccgaaaaagaggaagaagaaggagaagacggtgacaacatcTACGATACTCAAGAAGCCGAATTTGACAAAGTGTACTAGATAGTGTAAGTGAATGATGACTAACCCTTAAAAATGTTATTTGCAAAAATATTATTTTCATTGTATTGCTTGAaattattgcatgcatgttattttAAGTGAATGTTATATGATATCATATAGAAAAATTATTACTAgctaattttttttatataagaatatgaatattaTGTTACATGTTAATTTTATGAGATCAAAGACCTTTATTTTGTTATATATGGTGATAGTAGTATGAATTACTAGATTAATagcttaaaaataattaattatgcacTAAATGTAGTTTATTTAaggtactccctcctattcattcattttgtcccccttctattttgcacaagaattaagaaaatgattttggaccacacaaaatactctattccactctaccccatatgtaattaaatttggaccacacaaaagttaccaaaaaaaaggaaagagggacaaaaatccgactagcttcgataaggaaagagggacaaaatgaatgaataggagggagt is a window encoding:
- the LOC141587879 gene encoding protein FAR1-RELATED SEQUENCE 5-like; this translates as MYERLRLCFGHATKTTDACNVYIESRYFDDEDVVKITKCHLEHNHEMDPKKSRFFVGFRHINDYFKKMMMINDAAGISILNNYKSLVLEGGRHQNLGFKFSDSRNAINQERRRSLIDGYAEELKAYFEKIKEEDPNYFYAIELDDFGAPMNVLHAFFPFIGVNQHGNSIVFACTLVTRDYEESFEWVFAKFLECMGRAPTVILTDQKRAIDNAIKKIFPNTHHRLCLWHILKNAGKNLGKHPLWNDISSDLNLAVHDNLDVHDFEIAWKEMVQKYGIEKCLWVTESYLIRESWVSAY